A section of the Melopsittacus undulatus isolate bMelUnd1 chromosome 3, bMelUnd1.mat.Z, whole genome shotgun sequence genome encodes:
- the LRATD1 gene encoding protein LRATD1, translating to MGNQLDRITHLNYSELPTGDPSGIEKDELRVGVAYFFSDEEEDLDERGQPDKYSVKGSGSPDQETPTHHLHHQLVLNETQFSAFRGQECIFSKVSSGPQAGDLSVYSVSALPALCKPGDLLELLYLGPSEHPPPHWAVYVGSGQIIHLHQGQIRQDSLYEAAAGNVGRVVNSWYRFRPLVAELVVQNACGHLGLKSDEICWTNSESFAAWCRFGKREFKAGGELQAAAGTQHQQQYYLKIHLAENKVHTVRFHSLEDLIREKRRIDASGKLRVIKDLAIVDGKE from the coding sequence ATGGGAAATCAACTGGATCGCATCACCCACCTGAATTACAGTGAGCTGCCGACCGGGGACCCCTCGGGGATCGAGAAAGACGAGCTGCGCGTCGGGGTGGCTTACTTCTTTTCGGATGAGGAGGAGGACCTGGACGAGCGAGGCCAGCCAGACAAGTACAGCGTGAAGGGTTCCGGCAGCCCTGACCAGGAGACGCCCAcccaccacctccaccaccaGCTGGTGCTAAACGAGACCCAGTTCTCCGCTTTCCGCGGCCAGGAATGCATCTTCTCCAAGGTCAGCAGCGGCCCCCAGGCTGGGGACCTCAGCGTATACTCGGTGTCAGCCCTGCCTGCCCTCTGCAAGCCGGGGGacctgctggagctgctctaccTGGGGCCGTCGGAGCACCCCCCGCCGCACTGGGCAGTGTACGTGGGCAGCGGGCAGATCATCCACCTGCACCAGGGGCAGATCCGCCAGGACAGCTTGTACGAGGCGGCCGCGGGCAACGTGGGCCGGGTGGTGAATAGCTGGTACCGCTTTCGCCCGCTGGTGGCTGAGCTGGTGGTGCAAAACGCCTGCGGGCACCTGGGCTTAAAAAGCGACGAGATCTGCTGGACTAACTCCGAGAGCTTCGCCGCCTGGTGCCGCTTCGGGAAAAGGGAGTTCAAAGCCGGCGgggagctgcaggctgctgccggcacccagcaccagcagcaataCTATCTCAAGATCCACTTGGCAGAGAACAAGGTGCACACGGTGAGGTTCCACAGCCTGGAGGATCTAATACGCGAGAAGCGCAGGATCGATGCCAGTGGCAAACTGAGGGTGATCAAAGACCTGGCTATAGTGGATGGGAAGGAGTAG